In one Coccinella septempunctata chromosome 6, icCocSept1.1, whole genome shotgun sequence genomic region, the following are encoded:
- the LOC123315987 gene encoding ATP-binding cassette sub-family C member 4-like, whose translation MDTSKKYCNPSPENNANPLSKLFFWWVIPFFKHGYSNNLGMKDVYNTLNSDKSEYLANELERNWKEVITESRFKNTKPSLLTAIRNTFWKPFSIVGIVIMLRIVIYSYFMPLILSEFIAIFNEVPRNIRKGCYLGVTLISMNFLNCLLAHQGNLYTKRLGMRVRVACCSLIYRKVSCLLPSPNSISEITQPVNSILRLSNGFLNYEVLKLNKTSLVDTDVGMLVNLLSNDVNRFDFAASLFHFIWIMPIQAVIGTYVMYDFVGAVAFVGIGAMVLQAVPVQGYFSRLQGKLRMEIASRTDSRMKLMNEIISGIQMIKMYAWEKPFESMVAQLRKSELLLITKTSYIKACSTSVQVFTERVSLYIIVITYVLTGNELTGSLVFAMSQAINFLQLVVCIMFPMALSAYAEAKASINRIEKFLSKEERHDIANSSGSTCPTGSVKLANVNARWLENIETLIDVSFEIKPGSFCCIVGSVGSGKSSILLTLLREIPITSGKIDVGGTMSYASQESWIFGSDIRSNILFGQPFHKERYENVVEACALKRDLQNFLHGDNTTIGERGMTLSGGQRARVGLARCVYREADIYLLDDPLSAVDPHVAKRIVEKCILEFLQGKTRIVVTHHIEFLSHADVVLIFKEGKVEKFLKPNELSKNELNIIRQTSNVELKENKLLEEKAESMLSLESLNYENEKEEEEEIKTRETQELIKKGLISFSVYKDYYRAGASTIILLFEMFLFLTAQSFCIGSDLWITFWTNNMDQSKKENLSLLTLNSYNQSAVHLNPNNTMNNTLVDTVWSWIPNTLNEDLYIQVYTTLIICGVVLTVWRSIFFYKICMKSSEHLHNLMFLNIMQVKMKFYDTTSSGKILNRFSKDMGAIDEQLPSVTLLSVQVILIGIGISTLVIIKSPWMAIPTVVIGVFVFWFRKVFLKGAQDVKRLEGKAKGPVFSYVAATLNGITTIRSANAEEVLKREFDTLQDQHTATWYLLLVLFDAFGFFLNTITIVFLFILTFQSLFDAKALSGDVGLIVSQSLIIIGVLQLGARNTADVATHMTSVERVLKYTKLDKEGPFESICKPPPFWPQAGGIKFVNVNSTLSLGEQPVLKDVNIEIEPGEKIGIVGRTGAGKSSLISALFRLISIEGSIEIDGVDIMKVGLVDLRTGISVIPQEPVLFSGSIRYNLDPFGKWDDQTLWQALYCVELRHAIENLDMNVSEGGSNFSVGQRQLICLARAIIRDNKILVMDEATANVDPTTDALIQKSIRKNFKHCTVLTVAHRLNTIMDSDRVIVMETGRVHEFATPNELLQDPASLFSKMVAKSGTVMETELKRIAKDHYNSKEQS comes from the exons ATGGATACGTCGAAGAAATACTGCAACCCTAGTCCAGAAAACAATGCGAATCCCTTGtccaaactttttttttg GTGGGTAATTCCCTTCTTCAAACATGGGTACTCCAACAATCTGGGAATGAAAGACGTCTACAATACTCTGAATTCTGATAAGAGTGAGTATTTGGCGAATGAATTAGAAAG AAACTGGAAGGAGGTTATAACAGAATCAAGATTCAAGAACACTAAACCAAGCTTATTGACCGCGATCAGGAACACATTTTGGAAGCCCTTCTCCATAGTTGGAATCGTTATAATGTTGAGAATTGTCATTTATTC ATATTTCATGCCATTGATCCTTTCGGAATTCATTGCGATCTTCAACGAAGTTCCGCGGAATATACGTAAGGGTTGTTACTTAGGAGTCACTCTGATCTCTATGAATTTCCTCAACTGCCTCCTGGCTCATCAAGGAAACCTCTACACCAAGAGGCTAGGAATGAGAGTTCGAGTGGCCTGCTGTTCTCTCATTTATAGAAAAGTAAGTTGTCTTTTACCATCACCAAACTCAATTTCAGAGATCACGCAGCCAGTCAATTCGATATTGAGGCTTTCGAATGGATTTTTGAA CTATGAG GTCCTCAAACTGAACAAAACATCGTTGGTCGATACCGACGTAGGAATGCTGGTCAACCTTTTGTCGAACGATGTGAACAGGTTCGATTTTGCAGcatcattatttcatttcatctgGATAATGCCAATTCAAGCAGTAATTGGTACCTACGTTATGTATGACTTTGTTGGTGCGGTAGCTTTCGTTGGAATTGGTGCTATGGTGTTACAGGCTGTTCCCGTTCAAG gtTATTTTTCTAGATTGCAGGGAAAATTACGAATGGAAATCGCTTCAAGAACGGATAGCAGAATGAAACTAATGAACGAGATTATATCCGGAATACAAATGATCAAGATGTACGCCTGGGAGAAACCATTCGAAAGCATGGTCGCCCAGCTCAGAAA AAGCGAACTACTGCTCATAACCAAAACGTCCTATATCAAAGCTTGCTCAACGTCTGTCCAAGTTTTCACGGAGAGGGTGTCCCTCTACATCATCGTTATAACCTATGTTCTCACAGGAAACGAACTGACAGGAAGTCTAGTATTCGCAATGTCGCAAGCCATCAATTTTCTGCAATTAGTTGTTTGCATCATGTTCCCGATGGCTCTTTCGGCATACGCCGAAGCGAAGGCTTCGATTAACAGGATAGAGAAATTCCTGTCCAAAGAAGAAAGACATGACATAGCGAATAGTTCTGGAAGTACGTGTCCGACTGGATCTGTCAAGCTAGCAAATGTCAATGCTAGATGGTTGGAGAATATTGAAACCTTGATTGATGTGTCTTTCGAGATCAAACCAG GTAGCTTCTGCTGCATCGTTGGTAGCGTAGGATCTGGAAAAAGCTCGATCCTTTTGACACTCCTACGGGAGATACCGATAACGTCtggaaaaatagatgttggagGAACGATGTCGTACGCTTCCCAAGAATCGTGGATTTTTGGCTCGGATATCAGGAGTAATATTCTCTTCGGTCAGCCATTTCACAAAGAAAGATACGAGAACGTCGTGGAAGCATGCGCTCTGAAAAGAGACCTTCAGAATTTCCTCCATGGTGATAACACCACCATCGGTGAAAGAGGTATGACTTTGAGTGGAGGACAGAGAGCTAGGGTAGGCTTAGCTCGATGTGTTTACCGTGAAGCTGATATCTACCTATTGGATGACCCCTTGTCAGCAGTTGACCCTCACGTTGCTAAGCGTATAGTGGAAAAATGCATCTTGGAGTTCCTTCAGGGAAAAACGAGGATTGTTGTAACCCACCACATTGAATTTTTGAGTCACGCAGATGTCGTTTTGATCTTCAAGGAA GGAAAAGTAGAAAAATTCCTGAAACCCAACGAACTCTCCAAAAACGAGCTGAATATCATAAGACAGACCAGCAATGTTGAACTGAAGGAAAATAAACTTTTAGAAGAAAAAGCTGAGTCGATGTTATCTTTAGAG TCGTTGaattatgaaaatgaaaaagaggaagaagaagaaattaagACTAGAGAAACACAAGAACTGATCAAAAAGGGCCTGATTTCATTTTCAGTCTACAAGGATTACTATAGAGCTGGAGCTAGTACGATTATTCTtctttttgaaatgtttctcTTCTTGACGGCACAAAGTTTCTGCATCGGATCCGATCTCTGGATTACATTCTG GACCAATAATATGGATCAATCCAAAAAGGAAAACCTATCGTTACTGACATTGAACTCATATAATCAATCGGCAGTCCATCTAAACCCTAATAACACTATGAATAACACATTAGTAGACACTGTATGGTCTTGGATTCCCAACACCTTGAATGAAGATCTTTACATCCAGGTCTACACAACTCTAATCATATGTGGAGTCGTACTCACCGTTTGGAGATCAATATTTTTCTATAAAATATGTATGAAGTCTTCGGAACATCTGCACAATTTGATGTTCCTCAACATAATGCAAGTCAAGATGAAATTTTATGACACCACATCATCAG GCAAAATCCTGAACAGGTTTTCCAAAGATATGGGTGCAATTGATGAGCAGCTTCCAAGTGTCACTTTACTTTCGGTGCAAGTCATCCTCATCGGTATTGGAATCTCAACACTTGTAATCATTAAGTCTCCATGGATGGCAATACCGACTGTAGTCATAGGAGTTTTCGTCTTTTGGTTCAGGAAGGTATTCCTTAAGGGTGCGCAAGATGTGAAAAGATTGGAAGGAAAAG CTAAAGGTCCAGTATTCTCCTATGTAGCTGCAACTTTGAACGGTATAACCACAATAAGATCAGCGAATGCTGAAGAAGTTCTAAAACGAGAATTTGATACACTACAAGATCAGCATACCGCAACATGGTACTTGCTGTTGGTGCTCTTCGATGCATTTGGATTTTTCCTGAACACAATCACGATAGTTTTTCTGTTCATATTAACATTTCAGTCTCTCTTCGATGCTAAAG cCTTAAGTGGAGATGTTGGACTGATAGTGTCGCAAAGTCTGATCATAATTGGAGTATTACAATTGGGAGCAAGAAATACTGCGGATGTTGCTACCCATATGACTAGTGTTGAGCGTGTTCTCAAGTATACTAAGCTGGACAAAGAGGGTCCCTTTGAATCAATTTGCAAACCACCTCCATTCTGGCCTCAAGCCGGTGGCATTAAGTTCGTTAATGTTAACTCAACACTCAGTTTGGGAGAGCAACCAGTGCTCAAAGATGTAAATATCGAAATTGAACCAGGAGAAAAG ATTGGCATAGTTGGAAGAACAGGAGCAGGGAAATCCAGTCTCATATCAGCCTTATTTAGGCTTATCTCAATCGAAGGTTCTATCGAAATTGATGGAGTAGATATAATGAAAGTAGGTCTGGTTGATTTGAGAACTGGAATCTCGGTTATACCTCAAGAACCCGTACTTTTTTCTGGTAGCATTCGTTACAACCTAGATCCCTTCGGCAAATGGGATGATCAAACCTTGTGGCAAGCATTGTATTGC GTGGAACTTCGACATGCAATAGAAAACCTGGATATGAATGTCTCGGAAGGTGGTTCTAACTTCAGTGTTGGTCAACGACAACTAATTTGTCTGGCTCGAGCAATTATAAGGGACAATAAGATTTTGGTTATGGATGAAGCTACAGCGAATGTTGATCCAAC AACTGATGCCCTTATCCAGAAGTCCATCAGAAAGAATTTCAAGCACTGTACAGTTTTGACAGTGGCTCACAGACTCAACACTATTATGGATTCAGACAGAGTCATTGTTATGGAAACTGGTAGGGTACATGAATTTGCAACTCCCAATGAGTTGTTACAGGATCCTGCAAGTCTCTTCAGTAAAATGGTAGCCAAAAGTGGTACCGTAATGGAAACTGAATTGAAAAGGATAGCCAAGGATCACTACAACAGTAAAGAGCAAAGCTGA
- the LOC123315988 gene encoding uncharacterized protein LOC123315988 yields the protein MNYFQVLLNLILVFCYCVCENVIDVDDFLSPDYMPTTLLMLENPTTNKTVKYPNATTVVTGFEGSLDKAFITMGYHRHMMNEYLCRNYIAEQIVQDMSMSKINKRMGVISHGPGMNTLQSTESKSTQTGLLEDEGSSNYKDWLSKSTTLEDIYKHYDMGKRSDVVKEGEVKDDEEFDEQVIGYGYTYQPKPSPSPSKLGHSAEGIYVPSGGGGYPHPHPHPSSSGAGYFGGSSFGGHSGGGSYGGGHHPIIHEQVIHVPKHHHHVKYVDKKEGLTELFEIALTALAFLSFGMFIVHVVMCISMTTNTTTTAMGMMMPTNTGNTESSTSGMDQGGGGELPGGEGDGMMDIAGDMADQNMGDGATGGEDAGGGGDMGDGVDMGEGGDIGGGGDDMGGGGMEVEPEVGDEMGGGETVGDDMEGGDTGGEDMGGEDMGGGDTGGEDMGGEDMGGTEMGGDDAGGEGTGGQDMMTDEMGTDDIGGDNMGGVDMGDNPGDNNEAGSTDTGGDDMADNDAGLDDSGNGDGMTDVDNGDQPVDPEGGSENGMSGGGENENGEGEIGGDGGGISDDNSDIDSERIKDLFFLNGDFRSQLLRKKLLDRLGDTQSNEQRSMLITKNGFYDIKTKKGTGTGTGTATGTGGGGTSTGGTSTGGTSTGGTATGGTSTGGGTATGSRIHDDDGIIVETEEAVEVPVGPAFDGMGSYSNMQYRNRRDVPAAKVVDPNNYALNELARRVLISIEAATLANLDNGVCLRKTLCENNRYSRQLVDTNKIWIPVWSFGMSWLTSRLGIDAQPSTSMLDSLKASILGLGKAKCEILYQNCDLQRRRRKSRKIIRKPSS from the exons GCATATGATGAACGAATATTTATGCCGAAACTATATAGCTGAGCAAATAGTACAGGATATGTCAATGTCCAAGATTAACAAAAGGATGGGTGTGATAAGCCACGGCCCTGGCATGAATACTCTACAATCTACTGAATCCAAATCGACACAGACTGGGCTCCTAGAGGACGAAGGATCTTCGAATTATAAGGACTGGCTTTCCAA GAGCACAACTTTGGAGGATATATATAAACATTATGATATGGGGAAAAGGTCTGATGTTGTTAAAGAGGGTGAGGTAAAGGATGATGAAGAATTTGACGAGCAAGTAATTGGTTACGGCTACACGTATCAACCTAAACCCAGTCCGTCACCATCGAAACTGGGACATAGTGCGGAAGGCATCTATGTTCCTTCTGGGGGAGGGGGATATCCACATCCACATCCGCACCCATCGAGCAGCGGTGCTGGGTATTTTGGAGGGTCAAGCTTTGGGGGGCATTCTGGTGGAG GCTCTTATGGAGGAGGTCATCACCCAATCATCCATGAACAAGTTATCCATGTTCCTAAGCATCATCACCATGTGAAGTACGTCGATAAGAAAGAAGGCCTAACAGAACTTTTCGAGATTGCTCTGACAGCTTTAGCCTTCCTTTCTTTTGGAATGTTCATAGTCCACGTCGTTATGTGCATATCTATGACA ACTAATACCACCACAACAGCTATGGGAATGATGATGCCCACCAATACAGGTAACACCGAATCATCAACTAGTGGAATGGATCAAGGAGGTGGTGGAGAGCTGCCAGGTGGTGAAGGAGATGGAATGATGGACATAGCAGGGGATATGGCTGATCAAAATATGGGTGATGGAGCGACAGGGGGAGAAGATGCTGGAGGTGGTGGTGATATGGGGGATGGTGTTGATATGGGGGAGGGAGGTGATATAGGGGGCGGTGGTGATGATATGGGAGGTGGTGGTATGGAAGTAGAGCCAGAAGTTGGAGATGAAATGGGAGGAGGTGAAACTGTTGGTGATGATATGGAAGGAGGCGATACGGGCGGGGAAGATATGGGAGGAGAAGACATGGGAGGGGGAGATACGGGAGGGGAAGATATGGGAGGGGAAGATATGGGAGGGACTGAAATGGGAGGTGATGACGCTGGTGGAGAAGGTACTGGTGGACAAGATATGATGACAGATGAGATGGGTACAGACGACATTGGTGGAGATAATATGGGGGGTGTTGATATGGGGGATAACCCAGGGGATAATAATGAGGCTGGGTCAACCGATACAGGAGGTGATGATATGGCCGATAACGACGCCGGACTAGATGATTCTGGAAACGGTGATGGAATGACTGATGTTGATAACGGTGATCAACCAGTTGATCCAGAGGGTGGTAGTGAAAACGGCATGAGTGGTGGTGGTGAGAATGAAAATGGTGAAGGAGAAATCGGAGGAGATGGTGGTGGTATAAGCGATGATAATTCGGATATTGACAGTGAAAGAATTAAAgatttatttttcttgaatgGCGATTTTCGATCTCAATTATTGCGGAAGAAATTATTGGATAGACTTGGTGATACACAATCTAATGAACAAAGGAGTATGTTGATTACGAAAAACGGTTTCTATGATATCAAGACCAAAAAAG GAACTGGTACTGGTACTGGCACTGCTACTGGTACTGGAGGAGGAGGTACGTCTACAGGCGGTACATCTACGGGTGGTACATCGACAGGGGGAACAGCAACAGGAGGCACATCAACTGGCGGAGGAACAGCTACAGGAAGTAGGATACATGATGATGATGGCATCATAGTAGAAACGGAAGAAGCTGTCGAAGTACCCGTAGGACCAGCATTCGATGGAATGGGAAGTTATAGCAACATGCAATACAGAAACAGGAGGGATGTGCCTGCAGCAAAAGTTGTAGATCCTAATAATTATGCCTTGAACGAGTTAGCTAGAAGAGTTCTTATTTCGATAGAGGCAGCTACATTAGCAAATCTCGACAATGGAGTTTGTTTGAGAAAAACATTATGCGAAAACAACAGATACTCAAGGCAATTGGTAGATACTAATAAAATTTGGATTCCCGTTTGGAG CTTTGGGATGAGTTGGTTGACCAGTAGGCTTGGTATAGATGCTCAGCCTTCTACATCTATGTTGGACAGTCTGAAAGCTTCGATATTAGGACTTGGAAAAGCAAAATGTGAAATACTGTACCAGAATTGTGATTTACAAAGAAGACGACGAAAATCTagaaaaataataagaaaaccTAGCAGTTGA